In Verrucomicrobiota bacterium, one genomic interval encodes:
- a CDS encoding MBL fold metallo-hydrolase, giving the protein YGGFVLEHQGRSVYHAGDSAYFDGFKDIGVRLKPQVALLPIGAYFPESFRNVHMGPDDAVKVFRDLRAQWFVPMHYGTFKLSFEEVDEPPRWLRDLAHKDGLSQRVRFLEEGVPEVF; this is encoded by the coding sequence TACGGCGGTTTCGTGCTGGAACACCAGGGCCGTTCAGTCTATCACGCCGGCGACAGCGCCTACTTCGATGGCTTCAAGGACATCGGCGTGCGCCTCAAGCCGCAGGTCGCGCTGCTGCCCATCGGCGCGTATTTCCCGGAGAGTTTTCGCAATGTCCACATGGGCCCGGACGACGCGGTGAAAGTCTTCCGCGACCTGCGCGCGCAGTGGTTTGTGCCGATGCACTACGGGACGTTCAAGCTCTCGTTCGAGGAAGTCGACGAGCCGCCGCGCTGGCTCCGCGACCTCGCGCACAAGGACGGGCTGAGCCAGCGTGTCAGATTCTTGGAAGAGGGGGTCCCGGAAGTTTTTTGA
- a CDS encoding nickel transporter: MFLALLAGLLAGCVHVFTGPDHLAAVAPLSVGRARAWRTGAAWGLGHGCGVVLLGGVALAFRGLLPVDWISSWSERLIGLVLIGMGLWCLRLALSRRVHDHAHDHGGRSHSHFHVHTPGSSHPVGSQPPHRHTHAALVIGALHGFAGGAHLVGVVPALAFPAAGDAAGFLAGYGIGTVLAMSAFAAGVERVSRGSATRWPPGYRMWIGACGVTALSVGCCWAFLG, from the coding sequence ATGTTTCTGGCGCTTCTCGCGGGCTTGCTTGCCGGGTGCGTCCACGTCTTCACCGGACCGGACCATCTCGCTGCCGTGGCTCCCCTGTCCGTGGGCCGCGCCCGTGCGTGGAGGACAGGCGCAGCGTGGGGCCTGGGCCACGGGTGCGGTGTCGTCCTGCTCGGGGGGGTCGCCCTCGCCTTCCGCGGCCTGCTGCCCGTCGACTGGATTTCGTCCTGGAGCGAGCGGCTGATCGGGTTGGTCTTGATCGGGATGGGGCTCTGGTGCCTGCGGCTTGCGTTGAGCCGCCGGGTGCATGACCACGCGCACGATCATGGCGGCCGTTCGCACTCGCACTTTCACGTCCACACCCCCGGAAGTTCACACCCCGTGGGAAGCCAGCCGCCGCATCGGCACACGCATGCGGCGTTGGTGATCGGCGCGCTCCACGGATTCGCAGGCGGCGCGCATCTCGTCGGAGTGGTGCCCGCGCTCGCATTCCCAGCGGCCGGCGATGCCGCGGGATTTCTCGCAGGATACGGAATCGGAACGGTCCTCGCGATGAGCGCCTTTGCGGCCGGCGTCGAACGCGTGAGCCGGGGCAGCGCCACGCGCTGGCCTCCGGGCTACCGGATGTGGATCGGCGCCTGTGGAGTCACCGCGCTCTCAGTCGGTTGTTGCTGGGCGTTCCTCGGTTGA